A genomic stretch from Lathyrus oleraceus cultivar Zhongwan6 chromosome 2, CAAS_Psat_ZW6_1.0, whole genome shotgun sequence includes:
- the LOC127118255 gene encoding cucumisin isoform X1 translates to MLGLVQSSFLLQLMKCSHTMPHCYLLVSLSFCWTRNHLTMDSRPSLCSLFLLLGLILLLVQCYSSSEDNMKTYIVYTGKIINDEASSLIIYQNMLNQVAESNSTSKSILYQYKRSFSGFAAKLTAEEARRMAGLDGVVSVFPNEKRQLLTTRSWDFIGFPEYVEREYNECDVIIGVIDSGIWPESESFNDKGYGPPPSKWKGICQSSDLTCNNKIIGARYYRNDYGEDFLKNNILSPRDTTGHGTHTASTAAGNPVSMTSMLGLGHGTTRGGASSARIAVYKVCWSDSCQDVDILAAFDDAVIDGVDILSVSIGGSDASIHFMDAISVGSFHAMKKGILTVSAAGNLGPKSSSLTNFSPWAISVAASTMDRKFVTKVKLGDNKIYEGTSLNTFDLQGELWPIIYAGDAPNKEAGFDKDSSRNCSANSLDIKLVKGKILLCEDRIGPSEAYRVGAVGVLVQGQKSMDTACSYPLPGCHLHSKDAAKVHKYIHSTRNPVATIFKTYEANDTLAPMAASFSSRGPNNATPEILKPDLTAPGVDILASWSPIALISDIHGEKRKLEFNIVSGTSMSCPHVSGAAAYIKSFHPTWSPAAVRSALMTTAKQMSPDKNPDAEFAYGAGQIDPIKAMNPGLVYDANEEDYIRFLCGQGLNMSILLQITERIINCSEIGYLTARDLNYPSFAFKAPRSKHHLNGSFKRAVTNVGLPMSTYRAFVTAPKGLNISVIPNVLSFTSLGEKQTFTLTVNGKMKKSIGSASLIWDDGKYQVRSPIVVFDERAVNGKGANLYRIYCICIVIFNLLLYIIIIG, encoded by the exons CTTGACAATGGATAGTAGACCTTCTCTTTGCTCTTTGTTTCTCCTTCTTGGTCTTATTTTACTTTTGGTGCAATGTTACTCATCTTCTGAAGATAATATGAAG ACTTACATTGTCTACACTGGAAAGATCATAAACGATGAAGCGTCTTCACTGATCATTTACCAAAATATGTTAAATCAAGTTGCCGAGAG TAATTCAACATCAAAATCTATCCTCTACCAATACAAACGTAGCTTCAGTGGCTTTGCTGCAAAGCTAACGGCGGAAGAAGCTCGCAGAATGGCTG GACTTGATGGGGTGGTGTCTGTATTTCCAAATGAAAAGAGACAACTCCTTACAACAAGATCTTGGGATTTTATAGGATTTCCAGAATATGTCGAGAGGGAATACAATGAATGTGATGTCATAATTGGAGTGATAGATTCTGGAATTTGGCCGGAATCAGAAAGTTTCAATGATAAAGGATATGGTCCACCACCAAGCAAATGGAAAGGCATTTGCCAATCTTCTGATCTTACATGCAACAA CAAAATAATTGGTGCCAGATATTATAGAAATGATTATGGAGAAGACTTCTTGAAAAATAATATCTTATCCCCAAGAGACACAACTGGGCATGGGACCCATACAGCATCAACAGCGGCTGGAAACCCTGTTAGCATGACAAGTATGTTAGGCCTTGGCCATGGAACAACAAGAGGAGGGGCTTCCTCAGCAAGAATTGCGGTTTATAAAGTATGTTGGTCTGATTCATGTCAGGATGTGGACATTCTTGCCGCATTTGACGATGCTGTTATTGATGGAGTTGACATATTATCCGTCTCTATTGGAGGGTCAGATGCTAGTATCCATTTTATGGATGCAATCTCAGTTGGATCATTCCATGCAATGAAAAAGGGAATACTAACTGTGTCTGCGGCAGGGAACTTGGGTCCAAAAAGTTCATCCCTAACAAATTTTTCACCTTGGGCAATTAGTGTTGCTGCAAGCACCATGGATAGAAAATTTGTTACAAAGGTCAAATTAGGAGATAACAAAATTTATGAG GGTACTTCTTTGAATACATTTGACCTTCAGGGAGAACTGTGGCCTATTATCTATGCTGGTGATGCACCAAATAAGGAAGCAGGCTTTGATAAAGATTCATCCAG GAATTGCTCAGCCAATTCGTTGGATATCAAGTTGGTGAAGGGTAAAATTCTTCTATGTGAAGATAGAATTGGACCTTCTGAAGCCTATAGAGTTGGTGCTGTGGGTGTCTTGGTACAAGGTCAAAAATCTATGGATACCGCATGTTCTTATCCCTTGCCTGGATGTCACCTTCATTCGAAGGATGCCGCCAAAGTACATAAATATATACACTCTACCAG GAATCCGGTAGCAACTATATTTAAAACGTACGAGGCAAATGATACTTTGGCACCTATGGCTGCCTCTTTCTCGTCAAGGGGTCCTAATAATGCTACACCTGAGATTCTAAAG CCTGATTTAACTGCTCCAGGAGTAGACATCTTAGCCAGTTGGTCTCCAATTGCTCTAATTTCTGATATTCACGGTGAGAAAAGAAAATTGGAGTTCAATATTGTGTCTGGAACATCAATGTCGTGTCCCCACGTTTCTGGTGCAGCAGCATATATAAAATCCTTTCATCCTACATGGTCACCTGCTGCTGTACGCTCAGCTTTGATGACGACAG CCAAACAAATGAGTCCAGACAAGAACCCTGATGCAGAATTTGCGTATGGAGCTGGACAAATTGACCCTATAAAGGCTATGAATCCTGGTTTAGTATATGATGCAAATGAAGAAGACTATATTAGGTTTTTATGTGGTCAAGGTTTAAATATGTCTATTTTACTCCAAATCACAGAGAGGATAATCAATTGCTCTGAGATAGGATATTTGACCGCAAGAGACTTAAATTATCCTTCCTTTGCTTTCAAAGCTCCACGATCTAAACATCACTTGAACGGAAGCTTCAAAAGGGCGGTTACAAATGTAGGATTGCCTATGTCTACGTATAGAGCATTTGTAACAGCACCCAAAGGACTCAATATTTCAGTGATCCCCAATGTGTTATCATTCACATCCTTGGGAGAGAAACAAACATTTACTCTCACTGTAAATGGAAAAATGAAGAAATCAATTGGCTCAGCTTCTTTGATATGGGACGATGGTAAATATCAAGTGAGGAGTCCCATTGTTGTATTTGACGAGCGAGCCGTGAACGGAAAGGGTGCCAATTTATATAGGATATATTGCATATGCATTGTAATATTTAATTTACTactttatattattattattggataa
- the LOC127118255 gene encoding cucumisin isoform X2, with translation MDSRPSLCSLFLLLGLILLLVQCYSSSEDNMKTYIVYTGKIINDEASSLIIYQNMLNQVAESNSTSKSILYQYKRSFSGFAAKLTAEEARRMAGLDGVVSVFPNEKRQLLTTRSWDFIGFPEYVEREYNECDVIIGVIDSGIWPESESFNDKGYGPPPSKWKGICQSSDLTCNNKIIGARYYRNDYGEDFLKNNILSPRDTTGHGTHTASTAAGNPVSMTSMLGLGHGTTRGGASSARIAVYKVCWSDSCQDVDILAAFDDAVIDGVDILSVSIGGSDASIHFMDAISVGSFHAMKKGILTVSAAGNLGPKSSSLTNFSPWAISVAASTMDRKFVTKVKLGDNKIYEGTSLNTFDLQGELWPIIYAGDAPNKEAGFDKDSSRNCSANSLDIKLVKGKILLCEDRIGPSEAYRVGAVGVLVQGQKSMDTACSYPLPGCHLHSKDAAKVHKYIHSTRNPVATIFKTYEANDTLAPMAASFSSRGPNNATPEILKPDLTAPGVDILASWSPIALISDIHGEKRKLEFNIVSGTSMSCPHVSGAAAYIKSFHPTWSPAAVRSALMTTAKQMSPDKNPDAEFAYGAGQIDPIKAMNPGLVYDANEEDYIRFLCGQGLNMSILLQITERIINCSEIGYLTARDLNYPSFAFKAPRSKHHLNGSFKRAVTNVGLPMSTYRAFVTAPKGLNISVIPNVLSFTSLGEKQTFTLTVNGKMKKSIGSASLIWDDGKYQVRSPIVVFDERAVNGKGANLYRIYCICIVIFNLLLYIIIIG, from the exons ATGGATAGTAGACCTTCTCTTTGCTCTTTGTTTCTCCTTCTTGGTCTTATTTTACTTTTGGTGCAATGTTACTCATCTTCTGAAGATAATATGAAG ACTTACATTGTCTACACTGGAAAGATCATAAACGATGAAGCGTCTTCACTGATCATTTACCAAAATATGTTAAATCAAGTTGCCGAGAG TAATTCAACATCAAAATCTATCCTCTACCAATACAAACGTAGCTTCAGTGGCTTTGCTGCAAAGCTAACGGCGGAAGAAGCTCGCAGAATGGCTG GACTTGATGGGGTGGTGTCTGTATTTCCAAATGAAAAGAGACAACTCCTTACAACAAGATCTTGGGATTTTATAGGATTTCCAGAATATGTCGAGAGGGAATACAATGAATGTGATGTCATAATTGGAGTGATAGATTCTGGAATTTGGCCGGAATCAGAAAGTTTCAATGATAAAGGATATGGTCCACCACCAAGCAAATGGAAAGGCATTTGCCAATCTTCTGATCTTACATGCAACAA CAAAATAATTGGTGCCAGATATTATAGAAATGATTATGGAGAAGACTTCTTGAAAAATAATATCTTATCCCCAAGAGACACAACTGGGCATGGGACCCATACAGCATCAACAGCGGCTGGAAACCCTGTTAGCATGACAAGTATGTTAGGCCTTGGCCATGGAACAACAAGAGGAGGGGCTTCCTCAGCAAGAATTGCGGTTTATAAAGTATGTTGGTCTGATTCATGTCAGGATGTGGACATTCTTGCCGCATTTGACGATGCTGTTATTGATGGAGTTGACATATTATCCGTCTCTATTGGAGGGTCAGATGCTAGTATCCATTTTATGGATGCAATCTCAGTTGGATCATTCCATGCAATGAAAAAGGGAATACTAACTGTGTCTGCGGCAGGGAACTTGGGTCCAAAAAGTTCATCCCTAACAAATTTTTCACCTTGGGCAATTAGTGTTGCTGCAAGCACCATGGATAGAAAATTTGTTACAAAGGTCAAATTAGGAGATAACAAAATTTATGAG GGTACTTCTTTGAATACATTTGACCTTCAGGGAGAACTGTGGCCTATTATCTATGCTGGTGATGCACCAAATAAGGAAGCAGGCTTTGATAAAGATTCATCCAG GAATTGCTCAGCCAATTCGTTGGATATCAAGTTGGTGAAGGGTAAAATTCTTCTATGTGAAGATAGAATTGGACCTTCTGAAGCCTATAGAGTTGGTGCTGTGGGTGTCTTGGTACAAGGTCAAAAATCTATGGATACCGCATGTTCTTATCCCTTGCCTGGATGTCACCTTCATTCGAAGGATGCCGCCAAAGTACATAAATATATACACTCTACCAG GAATCCGGTAGCAACTATATTTAAAACGTACGAGGCAAATGATACTTTGGCACCTATGGCTGCCTCTTTCTCGTCAAGGGGTCCTAATAATGCTACACCTGAGATTCTAAAG CCTGATTTAACTGCTCCAGGAGTAGACATCTTAGCCAGTTGGTCTCCAATTGCTCTAATTTCTGATATTCACGGTGAGAAAAGAAAATTGGAGTTCAATATTGTGTCTGGAACATCAATGTCGTGTCCCCACGTTTCTGGTGCAGCAGCATATATAAAATCCTTTCATCCTACATGGTCACCTGCTGCTGTACGCTCAGCTTTGATGACGACAG CCAAACAAATGAGTCCAGACAAGAACCCTGATGCAGAATTTGCGTATGGAGCTGGACAAATTGACCCTATAAAGGCTATGAATCCTGGTTTAGTATATGATGCAAATGAAGAAGACTATATTAGGTTTTTATGTGGTCAAGGTTTAAATATGTCTATTTTACTCCAAATCACAGAGAGGATAATCAATTGCTCTGAGATAGGATATTTGACCGCAAGAGACTTAAATTATCCTTCCTTTGCTTTCAAAGCTCCACGATCTAAACATCACTTGAACGGAAGCTTCAAAAGGGCGGTTACAAATGTAGGATTGCCTATGTCTACGTATAGAGCATTTGTAACAGCACCCAAAGGACTCAATATTTCAGTGATCCCCAATGTGTTATCATTCACATCCTTGGGAGAGAAACAAACATTTACTCTCACTGTAAATGGAAAAATGAAGAAATCAATTGGCTCAGCTTCTTTGATATGGGACGATGGTAAATATCAAGTGAGGAGTCCCATTGTTGTATTTGACGAGCGAGCCGTGAACGGAAAGGGTGCCAATTTATATAGGATATATTGCATATGCATTGTAATATTTAATTTACTactttatattattattattggataa